Proteins encoded by one window of Epinephelus moara isolate mb chromosome 18, YSFRI_EMoa_1.0, whole genome shotgun sequence:
- the mrps34 gene encoding 28S ribosomal protein S34, mitochondrial translates to MVKKKQLRPIAEMARKIRAYRELKSRPRESQKYALDYDTMKRPLTGKMLPVMAWQDVRRESRLFSLLAGMRMFGVGRLFTRKSWLEDHKEPSYWQITKIKVDYTSENMDHGKAWGILTYKGKKESEVKEVDKVMYHDWRLIPKHLEQQFKEFEPLPEPPVRHVPYPPLLRAMLLAQHKKAVGSVAVEELTLPLQRDVVLNKDYFRKQEQERQRTEGTAV, encoded by the exons ATGGTGAAGAAGAAGCAGCTTCGCCCCATTGCAGAAATGGCTCGGAAGATCCGGGCGTACCGGGAGCTGAAGTCCCGGCCCCGGGAGTCCCAGAAGTACGCCCTGGACTATGACACGATGAAGCGGCCTCTCACTGGGAAGATGCTGCCTGTGATGGCCTGGCAGGATGTCCGCAGGGAGAGTCGCCTCTTCTCCCTGCTGGCAGGCATGAGGATGTTCGGAGTGGGGCGTCTCTTTACCCGCAAGTCCTGGCTGGAGGACCACAAGGAGCCCAGCTACTGGCAGATCACCAAGATCAAGGTGGACTACACATCTGAG AACATGGATCATGGCAAAGCATGGGGGATCCTCACCTACAAAG GAAAAAAGGAGAGCGAGGTCAAAGAGGTGGACAAGGTGATGTACCACGACTGGCGCCTGATTCCCAAACACTTAGAGCAGCAGTTTAAGGAATTTGAGCCGCTCCCTGAGCCACCTGTGCGCCACGTCCCCTACCCTCCCCTACTCCGTGCCATGCTGCTGGCCCAGCACAAGAAAGCAGTAGGCAGCGTTGCGGTTGAGGAGCTGACCTTACCTTTACAGAGGGACGTTGTGCTTAACAAAGACTATTTCCGCAAGCAGgaacaagagagacagaggacagaggggacAGCGGTGTGA
- the spsb3a gene encoding SPRY domain-containing SOCS box protein 3a: MSRRSRNSRAWRYVWGGIRRDADARALEEWSYDRLEYSDSDSEADFSAVMVPPVPSAVPVTGESYCGCDSQAETNYNPRLRGFHQVKDCHCGEDDQEFDWVWDAGCRSTATLLSCDNRKVNFHSEYSCGTAAIRGSKELAEGQHFWEIKMTSPVYGTDMMVGIGTSDVNLDKYRHTFCSLLGKDADSWGLSYTGLLHHEGDKMNFSSRFGQGSIIGVHLDTWHGTLTFFKNRKCIGVAATELQNKRFYPMACSTAAKSSMKVIRSCSAPTSLLYLCCARLRQLLPDCIDTLDVLPLPPGLRQLLHNKLGWVLSLNGGNTEETPDGPERPSRLPVPPLAGPSSSESDSEGCTSDPEACQRKRCRWT, encoded by the exons AGTGATTCAGACTCCGAGGCAGACTTCTCAGCAGTGATGGTCCCTCCAGTCCCCAGTGCAGTGCCTGTCACCGGAGAGTCATACTGTGGCTGCGATTCCCAGGCTGAGACCAACTACAACCCTCGACTGCGAGGTTTTCACCAAGTTAAAGACTGCCACTGTGGAGAGGATGATCAAG AGTTTGACTGGGTGTGGGATGCTGGCTGTCGATCAACAGCAACGTTACTGAGCTGCGACAATCGCAAAGTGAACTTCCACTCTGAATACAGCTGCGGCACAGCAGCGATCCGCGGCTCTAAGGAGCTGGCTGAGGGCCAGCACTTCTGGGAGATCAAGATGACGTCCCCAGTGTATGGAACAGACATG ATGGTTGGCATCGGTACTTCTGATGTAAATCTAGATAAATACAGACACACGTTCTGCAGTCTGCTGGGAAAAGATGCAGATAGCTGGGGTCTTTCTTACACTG GCTTGTTGCATCATGAAGGAGACAAGATGAACTTTTCCTCTCGGTTTGGACAGGGCTCCATCATTGGAGTCCATTTGGACACGTGGCATGGCACACTCACTTTCTTCAAAAATCGCAAGTGTATAG GTGTTGCTGCCACAGAGCTACAAAATAAGAGGTTTTATCCGATGGCGTGCTCCACAGCAGCGAAGAGCAGCATGAAGGTGATCAGATCCTGCTCTGCGCCCACCTCCCTGCTGTACCTTTGCTGCGCTCGCCTTCGCCAGCTGCTGCCAGACTGTATAGACACCCTGGATGTGTTGCCACTGCCGCCAGGCCTTCGCCAGTTGCTCCACAACAAACTGGGTTGGGTGCTCAGTCTCAATGGAGGCAACACAGAAGAAACCCCAGATGGGCCAGAGCGCCCCTCACGTTTGCCTGTTCCCCCCCTGGCCGGACCGTCGTCCTCTGAGAGCGACTCAGAGGGTTGTACGTCCGACCCCGAAGCCTGTCAGAGGAAGAGATGCCGCTGGACATGA